The following are encoded in a window of Paenibacillaceae bacterium GAS479 genomic DNA:
- a CDS encoding RNA polymerase sigma-70 factor, ECF subfamily: MEAPYEGYRPLLFSLAYRMLGSVMDAEDVVQDCFLAYTQIGDNGRIANEKAYLCKMATNRCFDLLQSSARQREVYIGPWLPDPLPGGTSIHSDPSESAERAESISTAYLLLLQQLGATERAVFLLREVFTYSYDEIGEIVGKSAANCRQIFHRARKGIHYDPSLRPSYAVAEAKLGEFVHHILSGNIPRLLELLTDDAIMYSDGGGKVLAARIPILGPSSILQVLLGLVERYDGQYEASFLPVNGMPGMMFNMNDGLIYVYSFEFEGDRIKTLYAVANPDKLRHLRKK, translated from the coding sequence ATGGAAGCCCCCTATGAAGGCTACCGACCGCTTCTGTTTTCCCTTGCTTACCGAATGCTCGGCAGCGTTATGGATGCCGAAGATGTCGTGCAGGACTGCTTCCTCGCCTATACTCAGATTGGGGACAACGGCAGGATCGCGAATGAGAAGGCATATCTATGCAAAATGGCGACGAACCGCTGTTTCGACCTGCTTCAGTCCTCCGCACGCCAGCGAGAAGTTTATATCGGTCCATGGCTCCCTGATCCGCTTCCTGGCGGCACTAGCATCCATTCGGATCCATCCGAATCAGCGGAACGTGCCGAATCAATATCAACAGCCTACCTGCTCCTTCTCCAGCAGCTTGGCGCTACGGAACGGGCCGTCTTTCTGCTGCGCGAGGTGTTCACCTACTCCTATGACGAAATCGGGGAAATCGTAGGCAAGAGCGCCGCCAACTGCCGGCAAATCTTCCATCGAGCACGCAAAGGCATCCATTACGATCCCTCCCTGCGACCCTCCTACGCTGTCGCCGAGGCAAAACTCGGTGAATTTGTCCACCATATTCTGAGTGGCAACATCCCCCGCCTGCTGGAGCTGCTCACGGACGATGCGATCATGTACAGCGACGGTGGAGGAAAGGTTCTCGCCGCCCGCATTCCAATCCTCGGTCCTTCCAGCATTCTGCAGGTACTGCTTGGCCTGGTCGAGCGGTATGACGGTCAGTACGAAGCTTCGTTTCTTCCCGTCAACGGCATGCCCGGCATGATGTTTAACATGAACGACGGGCTGATCTACGTATACTCCTTCGAATTCGAAGGTGATCGCATCAAAACGCTGTATGCCGTCGCGAATCCCGATAAGCTGCGGCATCTTCGTAAGAAGTAG
- a CDS encoding Zn-dependent protease (includes SpoIVFB), with protein sequence MEGLNDFLLYPLEELPFLALVLIIAFTLHEFAHAYAAYKFGDDTAYKLGRVTLNPAVHLDIFGTLLILIAGFGWAKPVPVNPLRFKRPRLMNIVVAVVGPLSNLLLMAFGVLMVNILNSTGILHDAPERVIDALNIFFKYFIYMNGMLFLFNLLPLPPLDGYRIVYELLPKRTRIILDQYSQWGIFIFLLLVFIPALNRATIGPYLSLVGDLHNMLRSFFSLFF encoded by the coding sequence ATGGAAGGACTTAATGATTTTCTGCTCTATCCACTGGAAGAGCTGCCGTTTTTAGCGCTTGTACTCATTATTGCGTTCACGCTTCATGAATTTGCCCATGCATATGCGGCTTATAAATTCGGTGATGATACAGCTTATAAGCTAGGCCGGGTCACGCTTAATCCAGCTGTACATCTGGACATTTTTGGTACGTTGCTGATTCTGATTGCCGGTTTTGGTTGGGCAAAGCCAGTTCCGGTCAACCCGCTGCGTTTCAAGCGGCCGCGCTTAATGAACATCGTCGTGGCGGTTGTTGGCCCGCTCAGCAACCTGCTATTGATGGCGTTCGGCGTATTGATGGTGAATATTCTCAATTCAACCGGGATTCTGCATGACGCCCCGGAGCGGGTCATTGATGCGCTGAATATTTTCTTCAAATATTTCATTTACATGAACGGCATGCTGTTCTTGTTCAACCTGCTTCCGCTGCCGCCGCTTGATGGCTACCGGATTGTATATGAGCTGCTGCCAAAGCGGACGCGCATCATACTGGATCAGTATTCGCAATGGGGGATTTTCATTTTCCTACTGCTGGTATTCATTCCTGCGCTAAATCGGGCGACGATTGGGCCGTATCTTAGTTTGGTGGGCGATTTGCATAACATGCTCAGATCGTTTTTCTCGCTGTTTTTCTGA
- a CDS encoding Cytochrome P450, with protein sequence MDWNVTELIPLEAYREKRKNSPVEPVYYEDHVGVTGWRLFGYEEVKLAFTRHDLFSSQDPEPSEDPIESSILRTDPPKHRQLRMLVSKAFTPKIIEAMETSIRSLTEELFDRAEASGQMEVMSELASPLPISVIARMLGVPSEDFNRFKVWSEDLVGNNGERFQNCQQEMSVYFKTIADERRLQPQDDLITRLVQAQVDDEKLTELELIGFCILLLVAGNETTTNLIASSFLCLDSMPEVRAELLADRSLIPVALEEVFRYYSPVQLTYRTVKQDMELNGHQLRAGEPAFLHIGSANHDESVFEQPEVFNLHRNPNPHVGLGSGIHYCLGAQLARLEARVVLETLLERFPNFQIDHSAPLERIDSNMMFGLKELQVVLEGDGAKAASRYA encoded by the coding sequence ATGGATTGGAATGTAACAGAACTTATTCCGCTGGAAGCCTACCGCGAGAAAAGAAAGAATTCACCGGTTGAACCGGTCTATTACGAAGACCACGTTGGTGTAACCGGCTGGAGACTGTTCGGTTATGAGGAAGTTAAGCTAGCCTTCACTCGTCATGATCTATTTTCCTCCCAAGATCCTGAGCCCTCGGAAGATCCTATCGAGTCAAGTATTCTGCGTACGGACCCGCCGAAACATCGCCAGCTCCGTATGCTCGTGTCCAAAGCATTTACGCCTAAAATTATTGAAGCCATGGAAACTTCCATCCGCTCGCTGACCGAAGAATTATTCGATCGGGCCGAAGCATCGGGACAAATGGAAGTCATGTCCGAGCTGGCAAGCCCACTGCCGATTTCGGTTATTGCGCGGATGCTCGGGGTACCAAGCGAGGACTTCAATCGGTTCAAGGTCTGGTCGGAGGATCTTGTCGGCAACAACGGCGAGCGTTTTCAGAACTGTCAGCAGGAAATGAGCGTTTATTTCAAAACGATCGCCGACGAGCGGCGCCTTCAGCCGCAGGATGATCTCATTACGAGACTTGTTCAGGCTCAGGTCGATGACGAGAAGCTGACGGAACTTGAGCTGATCGGCTTCTGCATTCTGTTGCTCGTCGCGGGTAATGAAACGACGACTAATTTGATCGCGTCCTCCTTCCTCTGCCTGGACAGCATGCCTGAAGTACGCGCCGAGTTGTTGGCGGATCGCTCTCTCATTCCAGTTGCGCTGGAAGAAGTATTCCGTTACTACTCGCCTGTGCAGTTGACCTATCGGACGGTCAAGCAAGATATGGAGCTAAACGGCCATCAGCTTCGTGCAGGCGAACCGGCCTTCCTTCATATTGGCTCGGCCAATCATGACGAGAGCGTATTCGAGCAACCGGAAGTTTTTAATTTGCATCGCAATCCCAACCCACATGTAGGTTTGGGCAGCGGCATTCACTACTGCCTCGGCGCCCAATTGGCTCGCCTGGAGGCTAGGGTTGTGCTGGAAACGCTGCTGGAGCGCTTTCCGAATTTCCAGATCGACCATTCAGCTCCTTTGGAGCGGATAGATAGCAATATGATGTTTGGATTGAAGGAGCTTCAGGTTGTGTTGGAGGGTGATGGAGCGAAGGCTGCAAGTCGGTACGCTTGA
- a CDS encoding [LSU ribosomal protein L11P]-lysine N-methyltransferase: MKYHELTINTTEEAVEMISNFLHEQGAGGVSIEESGSLDRRRDLSFGQWYEVALNDIPEGNAVIKGYFTEEEDMDAHVAAVRPRIEELKNYDINVGNYEITVVTVDENDWATAWKQYFKPIRITERMTIKPTWEAYEPSAEEIVLEIDPGMAFGTGTHPTTSLCLRALESVIREGDEVIDVGTGSGILAIGAVKLGAGHVLAVDLDPVAVSSALENARLNGLEDQIQVLQSDLLGVLKISSGEASNWSDNSNPIEARVRADLAARAVNEPLGVSVPCDVIVANILAEIILLFLDDVYAALKPGGMYVASGIYENKEEVVASALLASGFEIVDRVREDKWIAFVAAKPQGER, translated from the coding sequence ATGAAATACCATGAGCTTACGATTAATACCACCGAGGAAGCGGTGGAAATGATTTCGAACTTTTTGCATGAGCAGGGTGCGGGTGGCGTATCAATTGAGGAGTCCGGTTCTCTGGACCGTCGGCGGGACTTGAGCTTCGGCCAATGGTATGAGGTGGCCTTGAACGATATTCCGGAAGGCAACGCTGTCATCAAAGGTTACTTCACCGAAGAAGAAGATATGGACGCGCATGTTGCCGCAGTCCGTCCGAGGATTGAAGAGCTGAAGAACTATGATATTAATGTTGGCAACTATGAGATTACGGTCGTAACGGTAGATGAAAATGACTGGGCGACAGCGTGGAAGCAGTACTTCAAGCCGATCCGCATCACGGAGCGGATGACGATTAAGCCGACCTGGGAAGCTTACGAGCCGTCGGCGGAAGAGATCGTTCTGGAAATCGATCCTGGCATGGCATTCGGTACCGGCACGCATCCGACGACATCTCTCTGTCTCCGTGCGTTGGAGTCGGTCATTCGCGAAGGCGACGAGGTGATCGACGTTGGCACGGGCTCCGGCATTCTCGCTATCGGTGCGGTGAAGCTGGGAGCGGGTCATGTTCTCGCAGTTGATCTTGATCCTGTAGCTGTATCGAGTGCGCTGGAGAATGCAAGGCTGAACGGCCTTGAGGACCAGATTCAAGTCCTGCAAAGCGATCTGCTCGGCGTGCTGAAAATAAGCAGCGGAGAAGCATCCAACTGGAGCGACAATTCCAATCCGATTGAAGCCAGAGTGCGCGCTGATCTCGCGGCTCGGGCAGTAAATGAACCGCTTGGCGTCAGTGTGCCTTGCGACGTGATCGTGGCGAATATTTTGGCCGAAATCATCCTGCTGTTCCTGGACGATGTGTATGCTGCACTGAAACCGGGCGGCATGTACGTTGCCAGCGGCATCTACGAGAACAAGGAAGAGGTGGTCGCTTCGGCACTGCTGGCCTCCGGCTTCGAAATTGTGGATCGCGTTCGCGAAGACAAGTGGATCGCCTTCGTTGCGGCGAAGCCTCAGGGGGAGAGATAA